In a genomic window of Corynebacterium lizhenjunii:
- a CDS encoding ABC transporter permease — MTRNQILARIGQAVLVLFITYTVAFFLLSALPSDAVQSRFGDPALGLSQAEIDAIREEMGVDKPLLVQYFTSLLGFLTGQFGNSTQTGAPVATLIADAFPHTLALAASAIGLAAVVALVVAFLATLPGLGALSTFFRGLPSFMVSLPGFWIGILLIQLFSFQLGWAPVINADGWRGLVLPTLTLAVPMAAPLIQVLIRSIEETQGRPFVQAVRARGASESWIFWRNILRNSLLPALTMVGLLFGELVGGAVVTETVFGRTGLGQMTAQAVANRDTPVLLAVVLIAATAYVVINLVVDLIYPVVDVRLRTPRAGASSVTSVTSADAPAAVAAHSATPQAATDQEGVVR, encoded by the coding sequence ATGACTCGCAATCAAATTCTGGCCCGCATTGGCCAGGCGGTGCTGGTGTTGTTTATCACCTACACCGTTGCCTTCTTCCTGCTGTCTGCCTTGCCTTCCGATGCCGTCCAGTCCCGCTTCGGCGACCCCGCCCTGGGCTTATCCCAGGCTGAAATTGACGCCATCCGGGAGGAAATGGGCGTAGACAAGCCGCTGCTGGTGCAGTACTTTACCTCTTTGCTGGGGTTCTTGACCGGCCAGTTTGGTAACTCCACCCAGACCGGCGCCCCCGTGGCCACGCTTATTGCTGATGCCTTCCCGCACACGCTCGCCCTAGCAGCCAGCGCCATTGGGCTAGCCGCCGTGGTGGCGCTAGTGGTGGCCTTCCTGGCCACCTTGCCGGGCTTGGGCGCGCTGTCCACCTTCTTCCGTGGTTTGCCCTCCTTCATGGTCTCCCTGCCCGGCTTTTGGATCGGCATCCTGCTTATCCAGCTGTTTTCTTTCCAGCTGGGTTGGGCGCCGGTGATTAACGCCGATGGCTGGCGCGGTTTGGTGCTGCCCACGCTGACTCTGGCGGTGCCCATGGCGGCGCCGCTAATCCAGGTGCTCATTCGCTCCATTGAGGAAACCCAAGGCAGGCCGTTTGTGCAGGCGGTGCGCGCGCGAGGGGCATCGGAAAGCTGGATCTTCTGGCGCAATATCCTGCGCAATTCGCTGTTGCCTGCCTTGACCATGGTGGGCCTGCTCTTTGGTGAGCTCGTGGGCGGCGCTGTGGTCACGGAGACTGTTTTTGGTCGCACCGGTTTGGGGCAGATGACCGCCCAGGCCGTGGCCAACCGGGATACCCCAGTGCTGCTGGCCGTTGTCCTCATTGCCGCGACTGCCTATGTGGTGATCAACTTGGTGGTTGACCTCATCTACCCCGTGGTTGACGTGCGTCTGCGCACCCCGCGCGCGGGCGCTAGCTCTGTCACGTCTGTCACGTCTGCCGATGCCCCCGCCGCTGTAGCTGCCCACAGCGCGACACCCCAGGCCGCAACCGATCAGGAAGGAGTGGTGCGCTGA
- a CDS encoding TIGR04028 family ABC transporter substrate-binding protein → MKPLRKSLRLAAGLLAAGLTAGLLTGCTPASESDDQQILTYLEPQFFRTLYPPAAGFYPNGGVVNQLTDRLLYQDPETLELSPWIATEMPKVNADATEYTFTIRTDVTYSDGSKLTAQNVVDNFDLYALGDKSRTLTTSEQIANYERGEVLAPNKVKFYFSKPSPGFLQATSSYNAGLLSDATLALDNEGFGPGNAVNIIGSGPFVVDSEEIGTDLVLKAREDYDWAPPAVAHQGRAQIDGIHYVLAAEESVRTGAIVSGQADIARQISAPQEPLLKDKGIDIISRGTNSMNNQLTFRFNHPILQDKRVREALIHGINREEILRVLFSESYPLATSSVAKTGLGYKDQSAAYTYDPEESKRLLDAAGWTPGADGIRVKDGQRLVLRSNTALPQPRSKEVMTMVQDQLRRLGIELQINAGDQATQNADAKDINKVQIYHTMVGRADYDVITSHYGIASRDSFLNQDADGNPIDAHLQELLDAVTSTPDEPGRRAAVEVVQDYVTQQAYTLPLFEEPVVYAVSSRVKGFSPESVARPWFYQVTLEEEN, encoded by the coding sequence GTGAAACCATTACGGAAATCTCTCCGCCTCGCCGCGGGGCTGCTCGCTGCTGGCCTGACCGCGGGGCTACTCACCGGCTGCACGCCCGCGTCGGAGTCAGACGACCAGCAGATTCTGACCTACCTGGAGCCGCAATTCTTCCGCACGCTCTACCCGCCAGCAGCCGGGTTCTACCCCAACGGTGGGGTGGTCAATCAGCTCACCGATCGCCTGCTCTACCAGGATCCGGAGACTCTGGAGCTCTCGCCCTGGATCGCCACGGAGATGCCCAAGGTTAACGCGGACGCCACCGAGTACACCTTCACCATCCGCACGGATGTGACCTACTCCGACGGCTCCAAGCTCACCGCCCAGAACGTGGTAGACAACTTCGACCTCTACGCCCTGGGGGATAAGTCGCGCACCCTGACCACCTCCGAGCAGATTGCCAACTATGAGCGCGGCGAGGTCCTGGCGCCAAACAAGGTGAAGTTCTACTTCTCCAAGCCCTCCCCGGGCTTTTTGCAGGCGACTTCCTCCTATAATGCTGGCCTGCTCTCAGACGCCACCCTAGCGCTGGACAACGAGGGCTTTGGCCCCGGCAACGCCGTCAACATCATTGGCTCCGGGCCCTTTGTGGTCGACAGCGAAGAGATTGGCACGGACCTAGTACTCAAGGCCCGCGAGGACTACGACTGGGCGCCCCCAGCCGTGGCCCACCAGGGCCGCGCCCAGATTGATGGCATCCACTATGTGCTCGCGGCGGAGGAGTCCGTGCGCACCGGCGCGATCGTCTCCGGCCAAGCAGACATCGCGCGCCAGATTTCCGCCCCTCAGGAGCCGCTGCTTAAGGACAAGGGCATTGACATCATCTCCCGCGGCACGAACTCCATGAATAACCAGCTGACCTTCCGCTTCAACCACCCTATTTTGCAGGATAAGCGGGTGCGCGAAGCTCTGATTCATGGCATTAACCGCGAGGAGATCCTGCGCGTGCTCTTCTCTGAGTCCTACCCGCTGGCCACGTCCTCGGTGGCCAAGACCGGCCTGGGGTATAAGGACCAGTCCGCGGCCTATACCTATGACCCGGAAGAGTCCAAGCGCTTGCTTGATGCAGCAGGCTGGACCCCGGGCGCCGATGGTATCCGGGTGAAGGATGGCCAGCGTTTGGTGCTGCGCTCTAACACGGCGCTGCCCCAGCCGCGCTCGAAGGAAGTGATGACTATGGTCCAAGACCAGCTGCGCAGGCTGGGCATTGAACTGCAGATTAATGCCGGGGACCAGGCCACACAGAACGCGGACGCCAAGGACATCAACAAGGTGCAGATTTATCACACCATGGTGGGGCGCGCGGACTATGACGTGATTACCTCGCACTATGGCATTGCTAGCCGCGACAGCTTCCTTAATCAAGATGCAGATGGCAACCCCATTGACGCCCATTTGCAGGAGCTTCTTGATGCCGTCACCTCCACCCCCGATGAACCCGGCCGCCGGGCAGCCGTGGAGGTCGTGCAGGATTACGTCACCCAACAGGCCTACACCTTGCCGTTGTTTGAAGAGCCGGTGGTCTATGCCGTCAGCAGCCGGGTGAAGGGCTTTAGCCCGGAATCCGTGGCCCGCCCGTGGTTCTACCAGGTCACGCTGGAGGAGGAGAACTAA
- a CDS encoding FAD/NAD(P)-binding protein yields MTTASIAIIGMGPRGISLIERLAAHLRAIPADAPAINLHLIDDAQHGAGRIWETTQTHTLCMNTLAGAVTLFTEPGSTMSAPVLEGPTQFEWIQLLRGERAGIAPAKVALFDSHPVAPEITQNFAAEIAATVPESNPSRALYGAYLEWAFAVSVAQLPASVRVTSHHCRAVAIHPGKDSDCIELADSSSVTAHATVLAAGWQVPGLTDSEQVLAQAVEQSATAQTPLHWVRPDNPVEQPLCAVPAGQKVLVRGLGMGFFDVMALLSSDRGGSFHPDPQARSGLRYEPSGREPHLVVASGRGYPYIPKSEYHALPPAANLSRLRAAIAALPAGGEVDFSADLAPALVRDAYAQYYRTQARVAGEMLRVDLEEIERRIDAAQLHHSSFAGLGEQLRDALDGVSAEPLDLGAWMDPLATFAGGSAAQLTEFIAQGLARDIDAAVAAADSALKAALWEISAARKPVSIAGSEGRMTWESRNGAYREFMAFGQMVGSGPPLFRTRQLLALVDAGLVSFLGAHPQLRAHPEDGEFAMHSAVGEVRSPWLIDAWMHSPDVRQPADPLAVSLAQRVRPFVDHGHPTGSPETTWERLVVHPDGSVDTRLHIVGIPTYAQWPDTTISPMPGTDPLMLQETDRTAASLLRCAGIPTAAD; encoded by the coding sequence ATGACCACTGCCTCCATCGCCATCATCGGCATGGGCCCGCGCGGCATCTCCCTCATCGAGCGCCTGGCCGCCCACCTGCGCGCCATTCCGGCCGATGCCCCCGCTATTAACCTGCACCTCATCGACGACGCCCAGCATGGCGCCGGGCGCATCTGGGAGACCACCCAGACCCACACCCTGTGCATGAACACTCTGGCCGGGGCCGTCACCCTGTTTACCGAGCCCGGATCCACCATGAGCGCGCCCGTGCTGGAAGGCCCCACCCAGTTCGAGTGGATCCAGTTGCTGCGTGGTGAGCGCGCGGGCATTGCCCCAGCCAAGGTGGCGCTGTTCGATTCCCACCCGGTAGCCCCAGAGATCACCCAGAACTTCGCCGCAGAAATTGCTGCCACCGTCCCGGAGTCCAACCCCTCCCGCGCGCTCTACGGCGCCTACCTGGAGTGGGCTTTTGCGGTGTCCGTGGCGCAGCTGCCTGCCAGCGTGCGCGTGACCTCCCACCACTGCCGCGCCGTGGCCATCCACCCCGGTAAGGACTCCGATTGCATTGAGCTTGCCGATTCCTCCTCGGTCACCGCCCACGCCACCGTCCTTGCCGCAGGGTGGCAGGTCCCGGGCCTCACGGACTCCGAGCAGGTCCTGGCGCAGGCAGTGGAGCAGTCCGCAACGGCGCAAACCCCGCTGCACTGGGTGCGCCCGGACAATCCTGTAGAACAACCACTCTGCGCAGTCCCGGCCGGACAGAAGGTACTGGTGCGCGGTTTGGGCATGGGCTTCTTCGACGTCATGGCCCTGCTAAGTAGTGACCGCGGTGGGAGCTTCCACCCGGACCCGCAAGCGCGCTCTGGGTTGCGCTACGAGCCATCCGGGCGCGAGCCACACTTAGTGGTGGCCTCCGGGCGCGGCTACCCCTACATCCCTAAGTCGGAGTACCACGCATTGCCACCGGCGGCGAACCTCTCACGTCTGCGCGCGGCCATAGCCGCGCTGCCTGCTGGCGGAGAGGTGGACTTTAGCGCCGACCTTGCCCCTGCGTTGGTGCGGGATGCCTATGCGCAGTACTACCGCACCCAGGCACGGGTTGCTGGGGAGATGCTGCGCGTGGATCTGGAGGAGATTGAACGGCGTATTGACGCCGCACAGCTGCACCATTCCTCCTTTGCTGGCCTGGGTGAGCAGCTGCGGGATGCACTCGATGGAGTAAGCGCCGAGCCCTTGGATTTGGGCGCGTGGATGGATCCGCTGGCCACTTTTGCCGGGGGCAGCGCTGCGCAGCTCACGGAGTTTATTGCCCAAGGCTTGGCCCGTGACATTGACGCTGCGGTAGCGGCGGCGGACTCTGCACTCAAGGCCGCGTTGTGGGAGATCTCGGCGGCCCGCAAGCCGGTCTCTATTGCCGGGTCCGAAGGGCGGATGACCTGGGAGTCGCGTAACGGCGCCTACCGGGAGTTTATGGCCTTCGGCCAGATGGTGGGCTCCGGGCCCCCACTGTTTCGCACCCGCCAGTTGCTGGCCTTGGTTGACGCCGGGCTGGTCAGCTTCCTAGGGGCACACCCGCAGCTGCGGGCACACCCGGAAGACGGCGAGTTTGCTATGCACAGCGCGGTCGGAGAAGTGCGCAGCCCGTGGCTGATCGATGCCTGGATGCACTCGCCGGATGTGCGTCAGCCCGCTGATCCTCTCGCGGTTTCTCTGGCCCAGCGCGTGCGCCCGTTCGTGGACCACGGCCACCCCACCGGCTCCCCGGAAACCACCTGGGAGCGCCTGGTCGTCCACCCGGATGGCAGCGTGGATACGCGGCTGCACATTGTGGGTATTCCCACCTACGCGCAGTGGCCGGATACCACCATCTCCCCCATGCCGGGCACGGATCCGCTCATGCTACAAGAGACGGACCGCACGGCGGCATCGCTGTTGCGCTGCGCGGGCATCCCGACAGCTGCGGATTAG
- a CDS encoding LamB/YcsF family protein, with the protein MASLHIDLNADLGETTAGNPVADDAAMLEMVSSANVACGFHAGEPHSIAATLRDCAAHGVTVGAHPAYNDKAAFGRRFIDYSPAELADEVTYQIGALDALARANGTAVRYVKPHGALYNAIVHHRDQAQAVIDGVKAFGDLPLLLLPGGVAVDMAEKAGLTVIREAFADRNYNADGTLVSRTQDHAVLHDPADVVARVLQVAESGSITAYDGTRLSVDAQSVCTHGDSAGAVEMLRGVVAQLAQRGIDVRSFA; encoded by the coding sequence TTGGCCAGCCTGCACATAGACCTCAACGCCGACCTGGGAGAAACCACCGCCGGCAATCCGGTTGCCGATGACGCCGCCATGCTGGAGATGGTGTCTTCCGCCAACGTGGCCTGCGGCTTCCACGCCGGCGAGCCCCACTCCATCGCCGCCACCCTGCGCGACTGCGCCGCCCACGGCGTCACCGTGGGCGCGCACCCTGCCTACAATGACAAGGCCGCATTTGGCCGTCGCTTCATCGACTACTCCCCCGCCGAGCTGGCCGATGAAGTCACCTATCAGATCGGCGCCCTCGACGCCCTGGCACGGGCCAACGGCACTGCAGTACGCTACGTCAAACCCCACGGGGCGCTCTACAACGCCATCGTCCACCACCGGGACCAGGCCCAAGCCGTCATCGACGGTGTCAAAGCCTTCGGTGACCTGCCCCTTTTGCTGCTCCCTGGCGGTGTGGCCGTGGACATGGCTGAAAAGGCCGGGCTGACCGTCATCCGCGAGGCCTTCGCGGACCGTAACTACAACGCCGACGGCACCCTGGTCTCACGCACCCAAGACCACGCGGTGCTCCACGACCCCGCCGACGTAGTGGCCCGGGTCCTCCAAGTTGCCGAGTCCGGCTCCATTACCGCCTATGACGGCACCCGCTTGAGCGTGGACGCGCAGTCCGTGTGCACCCACGGGGACTCCGCGGGTGCGGTAGAGATGCTACGCGGCGTGGTAGCGCAGCTGGCCCAGCGCGGCATCGACGTCCGGAGTTTTGCCTAA
- a CDS encoding 5-oxoprolinase/urea amidolyase family protein, with protein MQIHPVGTRALLIDLPGLTAVMDWHAALSAQPLKDQVDCIAAATTLLLTFETPNSARAAAEALPEFRPQAQRAAEPRTVDIDVLYDGEDLEEAAAHAGMSTEALIDWHTSTEWSAAFGGFAPGFSYCTPANPERALSIPRRDTPRKAVPAGAVAIAGEFSAVYPRVSPGGWQLLGRTTTPMWQSHAQPPALVQPGDRVRYRAVNSLPEFIADDTTAKRAPARLPRMEVLDAGLLTVYQDLGRPGRGDLGVTPSGAGDRASAATANIAVGNPRGATVLENIGGLCLKALTDTVIAVTGAQARVRLGDMPVHLARPVLVTAGHTITIEPPTVGMRSYLAIRGGIVADSELGSSATDVLSGLGPAPVQAGDIIGVLPRSAAMTDAQLTNPLRVTVQGGTTVGRLRCVLGPRDDWFSQQSLAAFTSTEWTVSPDSNRVGVRLLGPDGQMTIERTRTGELPSEGMVAGSIQIPPSGQPVIFLRDHAVTGGYPVIATVLEEDIDIAAQLPPGARVHFDLVGENRED; from the coding sequence ATGCAAATTCATCCCGTGGGCACCCGCGCCCTGCTCATTGACCTGCCCGGCCTGACCGCAGTCATGGATTGGCACGCAGCACTCAGCGCCCAACCGCTCAAGGACCAAGTGGACTGCATTGCCGCAGCCACCACCCTGCTGCTAACCTTCGAGACCCCCAATAGCGCCCGCGCCGCCGCAGAGGCACTACCGGAGTTTCGCCCCCAGGCCCAGCGCGCAGCAGAGCCGCGCACCGTAGACATCGACGTCCTCTATGACGGCGAAGACCTTGAGGAAGCCGCCGCCCACGCCGGCATGTCCACCGAGGCCCTGATCGACTGGCACACCTCCACCGAGTGGTCCGCGGCCTTTGGCGGTTTTGCCCCCGGCTTTAGCTATTGCACCCCCGCCAACCCAGAGCGCGCGCTAAGCATCCCCCGCCGCGATACCCCCCGCAAGGCCGTCCCGGCTGGCGCGGTGGCCATCGCGGGCGAATTCTCTGCGGTCTACCCGCGCGTCTCCCCCGGCGGCTGGCAGCTACTCGGGCGCACCACCACCCCCATGTGGCAATCCCACGCCCAACCCCCAGCCCTGGTCCAACCAGGCGACCGGGTGCGTTACCGCGCCGTGAACTCCCTGCCGGAGTTCATTGCGGATGACACCACCGCTAAGCGCGCCCCGGCACGCCTGCCGCGCATGGAAGTCCTCGACGCCGGACTGTTGACCGTATACCAAGACTTGGGGCGCCCGGGACGCGGGGACCTGGGGGTCACGCCTTCAGGTGCGGGCGATAGGGCATCGGCAGCCACTGCCAACATTGCCGTGGGCAATCCGCGCGGGGCCACGGTGCTCGAAAACATTGGTGGACTCTGCCTCAAGGCGCTAACGGACACCGTGATTGCGGTTACCGGGGCGCAGGCCCGCGTGCGGCTGGGAGATATGCCCGTGCACCTGGCCCGGCCAGTGCTGGTTACCGCCGGGCACACGATCACCATTGAACCGCCCACCGTGGGCATGCGTTCTTACTTGGCTATCCGCGGTGGAATTGTGGCTGATAGCGAGCTGGGTTCTTCCGCCACGGACGTACTCTCCGGGCTGGGGCCGGCTCCGGTGCAGGCCGGGGACATCATTGGGGTGCTGCCGCGCTCAGCGGCCATGACGGATGCGCAGCTGACCAACCCCCTGCGGGTGACTGTCCAGGGTGGTACCACCGTGGGCCGGCTGCGCTGCGTACTGGGGCCGCGGGATGACTGGTTTAGCCAGCAGTCCCTAGCCGCGTTCACCTCCACGGAGTGGACGGTAAGCCCAGACAGTAACCGGGTGGGCGTGCGCCTGCTGGGCCCCGACGGGCAGATGACCATCGAGCGCACCCGCACCGGGGAGTTGCCCAGTGAGGGCATGGTGGCGGGCAGCATCCAGATTCCCCCGTCTGGCCAGCCGGTGATCTTCCTGCGGGACCACGCAGTGACCGGCGGCTACCCCGTTATTGCCACCGTTTTGGAAGAAGACATAGACATCGCCGCTCAGCTCCCCCCGGGAGCCCGCGTGCACTTCGATTTAGTGGGAGAAAACCGTGAAGATTAA
- a CDS encoding acetyl/propionyl/methylcrotonyl-CoA carboxylase subunit alpha: MKIKTVLIANRGEIAVRVARVARDLGIKSVAIYSEADAGALHTQVADEAYALPGNTAADTYMNVPALLDIAVRAGADAIHPGYGFLSENSEFARTVREAGLLWIGPDPDAIDLLGDKIAARRVAEEVGAPLAPGTSDPIDDWQEARAFAEEHGLPIAIKAAYGGGGRGLKVVDSIEDIEGAFNSAGREAMEAFGRAECYVEKFLTQPRHVEAQVLADAHGNVRVLGTRDCSTQRRFQKLIEEAPAPGLTDAQREGIIEGARAICSKVGYTGAGTVEYIVSADGTISFLEVNTRVQVEHPVTEAVTGVDIIAEQFRIAAGEPLSFSEDPQSHGHAFEFRINAEDILNGFAPCPGTITHFEPPTGPGIRVDAAVRSGSIVPPYYDSLIAKLIVWGPDRDTALARARAALREFTVAGVRTVVPFHRDMVDEPALHSLAEGSGVYTDWVDNNYRPSAALQVDKVEAIYTQRRNVAVEIDGKLVSVGLPVELFQASANPAAGSAAPAAGGAQAGDEGAVTAPFEANLVAWEVADGDTVEAGDAIATVEAMKMESTIKAPKSGTISLAAKEGDRLTPTTVMATIN, from the coding sequence GTGAAGATTAAGACCGTCCTGATTGCTAACCGCGGCGAAATCGCCGTGCGCGTTGCCCGCGTTGCCCGCGACTTGGGCATCAAGTCCGTGGCCATTTACTCCGAGGCCGACGCCGGGGCCCTGCACACCCAGGTCGCCGATGAGGCCTATGCCCTCCCCGGCAACACCGCGGCAGATACGTACATGAATGTCCCCGCGCTACTAGACATCGCGGTGCGCGCGGGTGCAGACGCCATCCACCCCGGCTATGGCTTTTTGTCTGAGAACTCCGAGTTTGCCCGCACGGTGCGCGAAGCCGGGTTGCTATGGATCGGCCCAGACCCGGATGCCATTGACTTGCTGGGGGATAAGATTGCCGCCCGCCGGGTGGCAGAAGAAGTTGGTGCACCACTGGCTCCGGGTACTTCTGATCCCATTGATGACTGGCAGGAGGCGCGCGCTTTTGCTGAAGAGCACGGGCTGCCCATTGCCATCAAGGCTGCCTATGGCGGTGGCGGGCGCGGGCTGAAGGTGGTTGATTCCATAGAGGACATCGAGGGCGCCTTCAACTCCGCCGGCCGCGAGGCCATGGAGGCTTTTGGCCGCGCGGAGTGCTACGTGGAGAAGTTCCTCACCCAGCCCCGCCACGTGGAGGCCCAAGTGCTTGCCGATGCCCACGGCAACGTCCGCGTGCTGGGCACCCGGGATTGCTCTACGCAGCGTCGCTTCCAGAAGCTCATTGAGGAAGCCCCCGCCCCCGGGCTGACCGATGCCCAGCGCGAGGGCATCATCGAAGGTGCTCGCGCCATTTGCTCCAAGGTTGGCTACACCGGCGCTGGCACGGTGGAATACATCGTCTCCGCCGATGGCACCATCTCCTTCCTGGAGGTCAACACCCGCGTGCAGGTGGAACACCCGGTTACGGAGGCAGTGACTGGCGTGGACATTATCGCCGAGCAGTTCCGCATTGCCGCCGGGGAGCCCCTGTCCTTTAGCGAGGACCCGCAGTCGCACGGCCATGCCTTTGAGTTCCGTATCAATGCCGAGGACATCCTCAATGGTTTCGCCCCCTGCCCTGGCACCATTACCCACTTCGAGCCGCCGACGGGCCCGGGCATTCGTGTCGATGCCGCCGTGCGCTCCGGCTCAATTGTCCCGCCCTACTATGACTCGCTCATTGCCAAGCTGATCGTCTGGGGCCCGGACCGCGATACGGCCTTGGCCCGCGCGCGGGCGGCGCTGCGCGAATTCACCGTGGCGGGCGTGCGCACTGTGGTGCCCTTCCACCGTGACATGGTAGACGAGCCGGCCCTGCACTCCCTGGCCGAAGGCAGCGGCGTGTACACCGACTGGGTGGATAACAACTACCGGCCTTCTGCCGCGCTGCAGGTAGATAAGGTGGAGGCCATCTACACCCAGCGCCGCAATGTGGCGGTGGAAATTGACGGCAAGCTGGTGTCCGTAGGCTTGCCGGTGGAGCTCTTCCAGGCCTCCGCTAACCCGGCAGCGGGCTCTGCTGCCCCGGCCGCCGGTGGCGCGCAAGCTGGCGACGAGGGTGCTGTTACCGCCCCCTTCGAGGCCAACCTGGTGGCTTGGGAAGTCGCTGATGGCGACACAGTAGAAGCTGGCGATGCCATTGCCACCGTGGAAGCCATGAAGATGGAATCTACCATTAAGGCCCCGAAGTCCGGCACCATTTCCTTAGCAGCCAAGGAGGGCGATCGCCTGACCCCGACCACGGTGATGGCAACCATCAACTAG
- a CDS encoding GntR family transcriptional regulator — MLADTVASAIREAISDGEFQPGQQLSEVRAAQRFSCSRNTLRESFAMLSAQQLIHREPYRGVFIATPDAAYVRDLYLARAALEPAGVAWGTFANPQALVELAQSARAFAAAGQPQQVSNINQRFHRALVAAAGSASLDREMSHLLARMRLTFLLLIPRYPDIHTDHIESNVRLAQLIAQDKRADAADYCRACLLQTLEKITGLLEG, encoded by the coding sequence GTGCTAGCAGACACCGTTGCTTCCGCCATCCGGGAAGCCATATCCGACGGCGAATTCCAGCCCGGCCAGCAGCTCAGCGAGGTCCGGGCTGCGCAGCGTTTTTCCTGCTCCCGCAATACCCTGCGGGAGTCCTTTGCCATGCTTAGCGCCCAGCAGCTGATCCACCGCGAGCCCTACCGCGGGGTCTTTATTGCCACTCCCGATGCCGCCTATGTCCGCGACCTCTACCTGGCCCGCGCCGCGCTAGAGCCCGCCGGGGTGGCGTGGGGGACGTTTGCTAACCCCCAGGCGCTAGTGGAACTGGCCCAATCCGCGCGCGCCTTTGCTGCTGCCGGGCAACCGCAGCAGGTCTCAAATATCAATCAGCGCTTCCATCGCGCGTTGGTGGCCGCGGCCGGTTCTGCGTCCCTGGACCGCGAAATGTCCCACCTGTTAGCGCGCATGCGGCTGACCTTTTTGTTGCTCATCCCCCGCTACCCCGACATCCACACCGATCACATTGAGTCCAACGTGCGCTTGGCACAGCTGATTGCGCAGGACAAGCGTGCCGATGCCGCCGATTACTGCCGCGCCTGCCTCCTGCAGACCTTGGAAAAAATCACCGGCCTGCTAGAAGGCTAA
- a CDS encoding putative hydro-lyase, translating to MLGASSTPAQVRAYVREHPVRSTAGLARGFMQANLLAVPQRHAFDFLLFAQRNPKPCPIVGVLEAGQYSSPLLPGGDIRTDVPGYRVFAEGQLVAEPADALAHWREDLVGFLIGCSFTFETALADNGIALAHIEQGRNVPMYRTNIATERAGIFGGPMVVSMRPIPAAQVADAVRVTSRYPQVHGAPVHVGNPEEIGIGDVSQPDFGEAVDIPAGHIPVFWACGVTPQAVVMDSCPELAITHQPGKMLVTDARDVDYQVP from the coding sequence ATGCTTGGTGCTTCCTCTACCCCGGCGCAGGTGCGCGCCTATGTGCGCGAGCACCCGGTGCGCTCTACGGCGGGTCTGGCCCGCGGCTTCATGCAGGCTAATTTGTTGGCGGTGCCGCAGCGCCACGCCTTCGATTTTCTGCTTTTTGCCCAGCGCAACCCCAAGCCGTGCCCGATTGTGGGTGTGCTGGAGGCCGGGCAGTATTCCTCCCCGCTGCTGCCAGGGGGCGACATCCGTACCGATGTCCCCGGCTACCGCGTCTTTGCTGAAGGCCAGTTGGTAGCAGAGCCTGCCGATGCCCTGGCCCACTGGCGCGAGGACCTGGTGGGGTTCCTGATCGGGTGTTCCTTTACTTTTGAGACCGCCTTGGCAGATAACGGCATCGCGTTGGCCCATATCGAGCAAGGGCGCAATGTGCCCATGTACCGCACCAACATTGCCACTGAACGCGCAGGAATCTTTGGCGGGCCGATGGTGGTCTCCATGCGCCCCATTCCCGCCGCTCAGGTGGCGGATGCCGTGCGGGTGACCTCCCGTTACCCCCAAGTTCACGGTGCCCCGGTTCACGTGGGCAATCCGGAGGAGATTGGTATTGGGGATGTGTCCCAGCCGGATTTTGGGGAGGCCGTGGACATTCCTGCCGGACACATTCCGGTGTTTTGGGCCTGCGGGGTTACCCCACAGGCGGTGGTTATGGACTCGTGTCCGGAGCTGGCCATTACGCACCAGCCGGGCAAGATGCTAGTCACCGATGCCCGGGATGTGGACTACCAGGTGCCCTAG